One Brassica napus cultivar Da-Ae chromosome A5, Da-Ae, whole genome shotgun sequence DNA window includes the following coding sequences:
- the LOC111213125 gene encoding uncharacterized protein LOC111213125: MGGGEDVGSPVVVGALILDVHAKPSSTAPISGTTVPGQVLFAPGGVGRNVAECIFKLGIRPFMIGALGIDGPASVLLKDWKLSTEGILRREDITTPIVSLVYDIHGEVAAGVARVDAVEKFLTPEWIQRFEPNISSAPVLVIDANLSALALEASCKLAAEFNVPVWFEPVSVTKSQRIASIAKYVTVVSPNQHELIAMANTLCARNMFKTLEPEVNKLLPQDVFCALKPAILVLLETGIKVVIVTLGSNGALLCSKGNPNKALNINRKFSGEIFRRVQLICSPNRFSEPGLSHGSSLFAMHFPTVPAKVKKLTGAGDCLVGGTVASLSDGLDLFQSLAVGIASAKAAVESDDNVPPEFNLDLLTDDAELVYSGARMLLAHQSML, encoded by the exons ATGGGAGGGGGAGAAGATGTGGGTTCGCCAGTCGTAGTCGGTGCTCTGATTCTGGATGTTCACGCAAAGCCTTCTTCAACCGCACCAATCTCCGGAACCACCGTCCCAGGCCAG GTGTTGTTTGCACCTGGTGGGGTAGGCAGAAATGTAGCTGAATGCATCTTCAAGCTTGGAATAAGACCCTTCATGATTGGTGCTTTGGGGATCGATGGCCCAG CCAGTGTATTGTTGAAAGACTGGAAGCTCTCTACTGAAG GAATCTTGAGACGTGAAGACATCACTACTCCCATTGTATCTCTTGTATATGACATTCACGGAGAAGTTGCTGCTGGCGTTGCCCGTGTGGATGCTGTT GAGAAGTTTCTGACACCTGAGTGGATCCAGCGGTTTGAACCAAACATAAGCTCCGCTCCTGTCCTTGTGATTGATGCCAATCTTAGCGCTCTTGCTTTGGAAGCATCTTGCAAAT tgGCTGCAGAGTTCAATGTTCCTGTCTGGTTTGAGCCCGTGTCTGTCACAAAGTCCCAGAGAATCGCCTCAATCGCCAAGTAT GTAACTGTAGTATCACCAAACCAACACGAGCTCATAGCAATGGCCAACACTCTCTGCGCAAGGAACATGTTCAAAACCCTTGAACCAGAAGTCAACAAGCTTTTACCACAAGATGTTTTCTGTGCGTTGAAGCCAGCTATTTTGGTTCTTCTTGAAACTGGTATTAAAGTTGTTATTGTAACACTTGGCTCCAATGGAGCTCTCCTATGCTCAAAGGGTAATCCCAATAAGGCTCTCAACATAAACAGAAAGTTTAGTGGAGAGATTTTCAGAAGGGTACAACTTATATGTTCACCGAACCGGTTTTCTGAACCGGGATTGAGTCACGGCTCGAGTCTTTTTGCAATGCATTTCCCAACCGTCCCAGCCAAAGTCAAGAAGCTTACTGGTGCAGGGGATTGCCTAGTAGGCGGTACCGTTGCGTCGCTGAGCGATGGTTTAGATCTGTTCCAGAGTTTAGCGGTTGGCATTGCTTCTGCTAAAGCTGCGGTTGAGTCGGATGATAATGTGCCTCCTGAGTTCAACCTCGATCTTCTTACTG ATGATGCGGAGTTGGTTTACAGTGGCGCCAGGATGTTGTTGGCTCATCAGTCAATGCTGTGA